In a genomic window of Flavobacterium lipolyticum:
- a CDS encoding inorganic diphosphatase has protein sequence MTADKLTTFDVLIEIPRGSRNKYEYDFEIKRMRFDRMLFSSMMYPADYGFIPETLALDGDPLDVLVLVNEPTFPGCVMEVKPIGVFHMADDKGPDEKIICVPVSDPIWNSLNDLSDINGHLVKEIEHFFQVYKDLENKKVDVEGWGDVNEAYAIIAECTKRFDDIENKPEGLFSIK, from the coding sequence ATGACCGCAGACAAACTAACAACTTTCGATGTGTTAATCGAAATACCAAGAGGAAGCAGAAATAAATACGAGTACGATTTTGAAATTAAAAGAATGCGTTTCGACAGAATGTTATTCTCTTCAATGATGTACCCGGCTGATTACGGATTTATTCCGGAAACTTTAGCTCTTGATGGTGATCCTCTTGATGTATTGGTTTTAGTAAACGAACCAACTTTCCCTGGATGTGTTATGGAAGTAAAACCAATTGGTGTTTTCCATATGGCAGATGATAAAGGACCAGACGAAAAAATTATTTGTGTACCAGTTTCTGACCCAATCTGGAATTCATTAAATGATCTTTCCGATATCAACGGACACTTAGTAAAAGAAATCGAGCACTTCTTTCAGGTATACAAAGATCTTGAAAACAAAAAAGTGGATGTAGAAGGATGGGGAGACGTAAACGAAGCTTATGCTATTATTGCAGAGTGTACAAAACGTTTTGATGATATTGAAAACAAACCGGAAGGATTATTTAGCATTAAATAA
- a CDS encoding sodium-translocating pyrophosphatase yields the protein MNAFMIYLPIVMAILGLLFMGIKRAWVLKQDAGDGKMKEISDHIYEGALAFLKAEYKLLTIFVIIASIALAGITFIPGVKTHLLIVVAFIFGALFSAYAGNIGMKIATKTNVRTTQAARTSLPQALKVSFGGGTVMGLGVAGLAVLGLTGFFIIFFNILSGGVWKDTETMTIVLETLAGFSLGAESIALFARVGGGIYTKAADVGADLVGKVEAGIPEDDPRNPATIADNVGDNVGDVAGMGADLFGSYVATVLAAMVLGNYVIKDMGGNIADAFGGIGPILLPMAIAGFGILFSIIGTTLVKITDDNAKEAQVQKALNIGNWVSIVLTAIACFFLVQHMLPEVMTMEFFGEGSQQISSMRVFYATLVGLVVGGAISSVTEYYTGLGTKPVLAIVQKSSTGAGTNVIAGLATGMISTFPTVLLFAVAIWISYALAGFYGVALAASAMMATTAMQLAIDAFGPISDNAGGIAEMSELPKEVRTRTDILDSVGNTTAATGKGFAIASAALTSLALFAAYVTFTGIDGINIFKAPVLAMLFVGGMIPVVFSALAMNSVGKAAMDMVYEVRRQFKEIPGIMEGTGKPEYGKCVEISTKAALREMMLPGILTIGFPIAIVLLGKLVYADNNQLIAEMLGGYMAGVTVSGVLWAVFQNNAGGAWDNAKKSFEAGVLINGEMTYKGSDAHKAAVTGDTVGDPFKDTSGPSMNILIKLTCLIGLVIAPILGEGHSSSGMMEKGSCCKKMEIHVAGDSKCGDFSKMTKEECAQMCKEKGCSAEETAKCLAHYDANGKYVHQKTDRFDTTQYSKKRVEVNLSTVNGVTVGTVTKTENGKTTTEVFEGTEAEVKAKIEAVK from the coding sequence ATGAATGCATTTATGATTTATTTGCCAATCGTTATGGCAATTTTAGGATTACTTTTCATGGGAATAAAAAGGGCTTGGGTTTTAAAACAAGATGCGGGCGACGGAAAAATGAAAGAGATTTCAGATCACATTTACGAGGGAGCCCTCGCCTTTTTAAAAGCAGAATATAAATTATTGACCATTTTTGTAATTATTGCCAGTATTGCATTGGCCGGAATTACTTTTATTCCGGGAGTTAAAACGCATTTATTAATAGTAGTCGCTTTTATATTTGGAGCCTTATTTTCGGCTTATGCCGGTAATATCGGGATGAAAATAGCAACAAAAACAAATGTTAGAACCACGCAGGCTGCCCGTACGAGTTTACCGCAGGCTTTGAAAGTTTCGTTTGGCGGAGGAACCGTAATGGGACTTGGTGTTGCAGGTTTAGCCGTGTTAGGACTTACAGGTTTCTTTATTATCTTCTTTAATATATTATCAGGTGGCGTATGGAAAGATACCGAAACGATGACTATTGTTCTGGAAACACTGGCAGGTTTTTCACTTGGTGCCGAATCTATTGCTTTGTTTGCGAGAGTAGGTGGAGGAATTTACACCAAAGCTGCCGATGTGGGCGCTGATTTAGTGGGTAAAGTAGAAGCCGGAATTCCGGAAGATGACCCTCGTAATCCGGCTACGATTGCCGATAACGTAGGAGATAACGTAGGAGATGTTGCCGGTATGGGAGCCGATTTGTTTGGTTCGTATGTAGCGACAGTTCTGGCGGCAATGGTTTTAGGGAACTATGTGATTAAAGATATGGGAGGCAATATCGCGGATGCTTTTGGAGGAATCGGACCAATTTTGCTTCCAATGGCTATTGCCGGTTTCGGAATTTTATTCTCGATTATCGGAACGACTCTGGTAAAAATAACAGATGATAATGCCAAAGAAGCGCAGGTACAAAAAGCATTAAATATAGGAAACTGGGTTTCTATTGTTCTTACAGCAATTGCCTGTTTCTTTTTAGTACAGCACATGTTACCGGAAGTAATGACGATGGAATTCTTCGGAGAAGGATCGCAGCAGATATCTTCTATGCGAGTTTTCTATGCCACTTTGGTCGGTTTAGTAGTGGGTGGAGCAATTTCATCCGTTACGGAGTATTACACGGGATTAGGGACAAAACCGGTTTTGGCCATTGTACAAAAATCATCAACAGGCGCGGGAACAAATGTAATTGCAGGTTTGGCAACCGGAATGATTTCGACTTTTCCAACCGTTTTATTGTTTGCAGTAGCAATCTGGATTTCCTATGCGTTAGCAGGATTTTACGGGGTAGCTTTGGCGGCTTCAGCAATGATGGCTACTACAGCCATGCAATTGGCGATCGATGCTTTTGGCCCAATCTCCGACAATGCAGGAGGAATAGCTGAAATGAGTGAATTGCCTAAAGAAGTACGAACCAGAACCGATATTTTAGATTCAGTAGGAAATACAACCGCTGCAACCGGAAAAGGTTTTGCTATTGCCTCAGCAGCTTTAACGTCTTTGGCATTATTTGCAGCTTATGTAACTTTTACCGGAATTGACGGAATCAATATTTTTAAAGCACCGGTTTTAGCCATGTTGTTTGTGGGGGGAATGATTCCTGTTGTTTTCTCGGCATTGGCGATGAATTCTGTTGGAAAAGCGGCGATGGATATGGTGTATGAAGTACGTCGACAGTTTAAAGAGATTCCGGGGATTATGGAAGGAACTGGAAAACCTGAATACGGTAAATGCGTTGAAATCTCAACGAAAGCCGCTTTACGCGAAATGATGCTGCCTGGGATTTTAACGATTGGTTTCCCAATTGCAATTGTATTATTAGGTAAACTGGTTTATGCAGACAACAATCAGTTAATTGCTGAGATGTTAGGAGGATATATGGCGGGAGTGACGGTTTCCGGAGTACTTTGGGCAGTTTTTCAAAATAATGCCGGTGGTGCCTGGGATAATGCGAAAAAATCATTTGAAGCCGGAGTTTTAATCAATGGCGAAATGACGTACAAAGGATCGGATGCGCACAAAGCAGCGGTAACGGGAGATACCGTTGGAGATCCATTTAAAGACACATCAGGTCCTTCTATGAATATCTTGATTAAACTGACTTGTTTGATCGGTTTGGTAATTGCACCTATTTTAGGAGAAGGACATTCGTCTTCGGGAATGATGGAAAAAGGTTCCTGCTGCAAAAAAATGGAAATCCACGTTGCAGGAGATTCTAAATGTGGAGATTTCTCGAAGATGACTAAAGAAGAATGTGCCCAAATGTGCAAAGAAAAAGGATGTTCTGCCGAAGAAACAGCAAAATGTCTGGCGCATTATGATGCTAATGGAAAATACGTTCATCAAAAAACAGATCGTTTTGATACTACCCAATACAGTAAAAAAAGAGTAGAAGTAAACCTGTCTACGGTTAATGGTGTTACAGTGGGAACTGTAACCAAAACCGAAAACGGTAAAACCACTACAGAAGTTTTTGAAGGAACAGAAGCCGAAGTAAAAGCCAAAATTGAAGCTGTGAAATAA
- a CDS encoding helix-turn-helix domain-containing protein → MEIRPIKTEHDYDLALERVNAIFDAKPNTDEGDELDILVTLIEKYEQINYPIPEPDPIEAIKFMMEQNGITDADLGVILNSRSRVSEIFKRKRALTLNQIRILTEVLHIPASTLIKEYALNP, encoded by the coding sequence ATGGAAATACGACCTATTAAAACGGAACACGATTATGATCTTGCTTTAGAACGTGTAAATGCTATTTTTGATGCGAAACCCAATACGGATGAAGGTGATGAATTAGATATCTTGGTTACACTCATAGAAAAATACGAACAAATAAATTATCCCATTCCGGAACCTGACCCAATTGAAGCCATTAAATTTATGATGGAACAAAATGGAATTACAGACGCCGATTTAGGGGTTATTTTAAACAGTCGCTCAAGAGTATCCGAAATTTTTAAACGAAAAAGAGCCCTAACCTTAAACCAAATCAGGATTTTAACAGAAGTACTTCATATTCCGGCTTCAACCTTAATTAAAGAATATGCTTTAAATCCATAA
- a CDS encoding type II toxin-antitoxin system HigB family toxin, protein MRIIAKRTLQNFWECFPNAKQQLLSWYQIFDKNNFDNSNAIKAIFGSADFVGHNKVVFNICGNHYRLIVKINYETQIVYILFVGTHHDYDKLDDIKNL, encoded by the coding sequence ATGAGAATAATAGCCAAAAGAACCTTGCAAAATTTTTGGGAATGTTTCCCAAATGCAAAACAACAGTTGTTATCATGGTATCAAATCTTTGATAAAAATAATTTTGATAATTCGAATGCTATAAAAGCAATCTTCGGTTCTGCAGATTTTGTTGGCCATAATAAAGTCGTTTTTAATATTTGTGGAAATCATTATCGCTTAATTGTAAAAATTAATTATGAAACTCAAATTGTCTACATTCTATTTGTGGGTACCCACCATGATTATGACAAGCTTGACGATATTAAAAACTTATAA
- a CDS encoding deoxynucleoside kinase: MHIAIAGNIGAGKTTLTKLLAKHFKWEPHYEDVVDNPYLDDFYHQMERWSFNLQIYFLNSRFRQILQIRESGKKIIQDRTIYEDAHIFAPNLYSMGLMTSRDFENYTSLFELMESLVKAPDLLIYLRSSIPNLVGQIHKRGRDYENSISIDYLSRLNERYEAWIQTYTKGKLLIIDVDNINFVDNPEDLGNIINRIDAELNGLF, encoded by the coding sequence ATGCACATAGCGATAGCAGGAAATATAGGAGCCGGAAAAACTACTTTAACTAAATTGTTGGCGAAACATTTTAAATGGGAGCCTCATTACGAAGATGTAGTTGACAATCCGTATTTAGATGATTTTTACCATCAAATGGAGCGTTGGTCGTTCAATCTTCAGATTTATTTTCTAAACAGTCGTTTCCGTCAGATATTACAAATTCGCGAAAGCGGAAAGAAAATTATTCAGGACAGAACCATTTATGAAGATGCCCATATTTTTGCTCCCAACCTGTACTCTATGGGATTGATGACAAGTCGTGACTTCGAAAATTACACTTCTCTTTTTGAATTAATGGAGTCATTAGTAAAAGCTCCTGATTTGTTAATTTACCTGAGAAGCTCTATCCCAAATCTGGTAGGACAGATTCACAAACGCGGACGTGATTACGAAAATTCTATTTCAATTGACTATTTAAGCCGTCTGAACGAAAGATATGAAGCGTGGATACAAACATACACTAAAGGAAAATTATTGATTATTGATGTTGACAATATTAATTTCGTAGATAATCCGGAAGACTTAGGAAACATCATTAACAGAATTGATGCTGAATTAAACGGACTGTTCTAG